TGTCAATTGAACTCATACTTAACTCTGTGAATATCAATCTTGTGGCATTTTCATATTATCTGCAGGATTTAAGAGGTCAGATATTTGCAGTGTTTGTTATAACTATTGCTGCCGCAGAGGTTGCTGTCGCTCTGGGCATTGTTGTTTCTCTGGTAAGAAATAAAGTGGCGCTAAAT
This is a stretch of genomic DNA from Deltaproteobacteria bacterium. It encodes these proteins:
- the nuoK gene encoding NADH-quinone oxidoreductase subunit NuoK, which produces MIPLSWYLMLSAVLFTIGVLGVLLRRNILIILMSIELILNSVNINLVAFSYYLQDLRGQIFAVFVITIAAAEVAVALGIVVSLVRNKVALNTEDIKTMKG